In [Clostridium] cellulosi, one genomic interval encodes:
- a CDS encoding peptidoglycan glycosyltransferase (High confidence in function and specificity) gives MGNASISPKGKKTPVAKKKKSKARRVAGKIGRALLTVFLIFVITCTLVGGAVAFYIINFVTPQNINLDSANLDSTTFIYATNSKNETVEVAQISGEQNRVWVSLKDMPENLKNAFVCTEDQRFYEHNGVDWKRTISSFGNLFFHFYETRQGGSTITQQLVNNLTAAGKNSSDYGRKIQEIVNALDLEKRYGKEQILEAYLNTINLNEGCYGVQTAARNYFNKDVKDLDLAECAALACLPKAPSTYDPRYHPEKNTERRVNVVLKNMYKQKKITKEQYEQAINEKLNIAPKKTVSTRGWFEDMVITDVQKDLQTKYGWTADYALNTIYTKGLKIYTTMNTDVQSAMDKIYQDTTNTKYWKQYQGAVQPESAMIIMDYNGNILGVEGGRGKKSGNLIYNRAVDARAARQPGSTIKPLGVYAPAIELNKINWSSLIPCSKITTPDGKLWPKNDDDSNYTGSMTVVRALAKSVNTVAVHIEKDYLSPEYTFDFLKNKLGFTSLVERKVVGNKVYSDKTLSIAIGALTQGVTVKELAGGYQIFGNNGLYYKPHSYTKVLDSKGNVLLENKIKPIQAIGADTAFIMNKLLQSNVTHPEGTGRAAKISGLVVGGKTGTTNDHKDRWFAGITPDYVGVVWFGYDQPKDLGYKGTNPALVVWRSVFQLLPKHKKDFPKNGDVIQERYDPATGYITSTGTEVGWYKVNGYLPTAPVDPELS, from the coding sequence ATGGGTAACGCTTCTATTTCTCCAAAAGGCAAAAAGACCCCCGTCGCAAAGAAGAAGAAAAGTAAGGCAAGAAGAGTCGCCGGAAAAATCGGTAGGGCTCTACTTACCGTTTTTCTTATATTTGTCATCACATGCACCCTTGTAGGCGGTGCCGTCGCATTCTATATAATTAATTTCGTTACTCCGCAAAATATTAACCTCGACAGCGCAAACCTCGACAGCACGACGTTTATTTACGCCACTAATTCTAAGAACGAAACTGTTGAAGTAGCTCAAATAAGCGGAGAACAGAACCGTGTTTGGGTGTCACTTAAAGACATGCCCGAGAACCTCAAGAACGCCTTTGTCTGTACTGAGGACCAGCGTTTCTATGAACATAACGGTGTTGACTGGAAACGTACGATAAGCTCGTTCGGCAACCTGTTCTTCCACTTTTACGAAACAAGGCAGGGCGGTTCAACGATTACCCAACAGTTGGTAAACAACCTGACCGCAGCCGGCAAAAACAGCAGCGATTACGGCCGCAAAATACAGGAAATCGTCAATGCCCTGGACCTCGAAAAGAGATATGGCAAGGAGCAGATTCTTGAAGCCTATCTGAACACGATTAACCTTAACGAAGGCTGCTACGGCGTTCAAACCGCGGCTAGAAACTACTTCAATAAAGACGTTAAGGACCTTGACCTCGCCGAATGTGCAGCGCTTGCCTGCCTGCCGAAGGCGCCGAGCACATATGACCCGAGATACCATCCGGAAAAAAACACCGAGCGCAGGGTCAATGTTGTGCTTAAAAATATGTATAAGCAAAAAAAGATAACAAAAGAGCAGTATGAGCAGGCCATTAATGAAAAGCTGAATATCGCTCCGAAAAAGACTGTCAGCACCCGCGGTTGGTTTGAAGACATGGTAATCACAGACGTCCAGAAAGACCTCCAAACCAAGTATGGCTGGACAGCCGATTACGCGCTTAACACAATATATACTAAAGGTCTCAAGATATATACGACAATGAACACAGATGTCCAAAGCGCGATGGACAAGATATATCAGGATACGACCAACACAAAATACTGGAAGCAGTATCAAGGTGCGGTTCAGCCAGAATCGGCCATGATAATTATGGACTATAACGGAAACATACTTGGAGTGGAGGGCGGCCGCGGTAAAAAATCCGGTAATTTGATATATAACCGCGCGGTGGACGCAAGAGCCGCCCGACAGCCGGGTTCTACTATCAAGCCCCTCGGCGTTTATGCGCCGGCTATTGAACTCAATAAAATCAACTGGTCGTCGCTTATCCCCTGCAGCAAGATAACAACCCCAGACGGCAAACTGTGGCCTAAAAACGACGACGATTCCAATTACACCGGCTCGATGACGGTCGTCCGGGCTTTGGCAAAGTCGGTCAACACCGTCGCAGTACACATAGAAAAGGATTATCTTTCACCGGAATATACGTTTGATTTCCTTAAGAACAAGCTTGGTTTTACTTCACTTGTCGAGAGAAAAGTAGTCGGCAATAAGGTCTATTCCGATAAAACCCTTAGTATCGCCATAGGCGCGTTGACGCAAGGCGTCACTGTTAAGGAGTTAGCAGGCGGTTATCAAATTTTTGGCAATAACGGATTGTACTACAAGCCGCATTCATATACTAAGGTGCTGGACAGTAAGGGCAATGTATTGCTTGAAAACAAGATTAAGCCAATACAGGCAATTGGCGCTGATACGGCTTTCATTATGAATAAGCTCCTTCAGTCAAATGTTACACATCCAGAGGGCACTGGTAGAGCCGCAAAGATTAGCGGGTTAGTAGTTGGCGGCAAGACCGGTACTACTAATGACCATAAAGACCGTTGGTTCGCTGGCATTACACCCGACTATGTCGGCGTTGTCTGGTTCGGCTATGACCAGCCGAAAGACCTCGGCTATAAAGGTACAAACCCGGCCCTGGTTGTCTGGAGAAGCGTATTCCAGCTCCTGCCGAAGCATAAGAAGGATTTCCCGAAAAACGGCGATGTGATTCAGGAGCGTTACGACCCCGCAACCGGATATATTACCTCCACCGGGACGGAGGTCGGTTGGTATAAGGTAAACGGCTATCTGCCAACAGCACCGGTTGACCCTGAATTGAGCTAA